From Astyanax mexicanus isolate ESR-SI-001 chromosome 13, AstMex3_surface, whole genome shotgun sequence, the proteins below share one genomic window:
- the usp21 gene encoding ubiquitin carboxyl-terminal hydrolase 21, with product MPRAASNHMDNSCRALCRSLLNQNGLQPESTDISQSVLYTSLMGLLLVADREKELSLGSGQVGLRNVGNTCFLNSIVQCLSHTRGLRDYCLTKTYQQDMCSSQEPELMNEFTKVLEGLWDVNGGDLTINPGKFYRVFKEAVPYFSGYSQQDAQEFLRFLLDQLHTEINRRPAQRPSITTTPETTYNRFRISEEACAMWKKHLDRDDSVIVDLFSGQLRSSLHCSVCSHYSNTFDVFCDLSLPIPKRADPRTGVTLRECLDLFSQEEKLEQENSPMCERCNRRTESTKRLSIQRFPRILVIHLNRFTMTRFSFCKSTVPVSFPLTDLDLGPFGPVDSGPVLYDLYALCNHVGTVNMGHYTAACREEEGWCCYNDSCVTQIPEDQLQSSQAYVLFYQLKSCMASRK from the exons ATGCCGAGAGCCGCATCCAACCACATGGATAACTCCTGCCGGGCCCTGTGCCGCTCTCTGCTGAACCAGAATGGCCTCCAGCCTGAGAGCACAGACATCTCCCAGTCAGTGCTCTACACCTCCCTTATGGGGCTGCTGCTGGTGGCCGACAGGGAG AAAGAACTATCTTTAGGCAGTGGACAAGTTGGACTGCGGAATGTGGGAAACACG TGTTTCCTGAACTCCATTGTGCAGTGTCTCTCACACACCCGAGGTCTTAGAGATTACTGTCTGACTAAGACCTACCAGCAGGACATGTGCTCCAGCCAGGAGCCGGAGCTGATGAATG AATTCACTAAAGTTCTGGAAGGTCTTTGGGATGTGAACGGAGGAGATCTCACCATCAATCCTGGGAAGTTCTACCGGGTCTTTAAAGAGGCAGTGCCTTATTTCAGTGGTTACAG TCAGCAGGATGCTCAGGAGTTCCTGCGTTTCCTTCTGGACCAGCTGCATACAGAAATCAACCGCCGGCCAGCTCAGCGCCCCTCCATTACCACCACTCCTGAGACCACCTATAACAGATTCAG GATCTCGGAGGAGGCCTGTGCTATGTGGAAGAAGCATCTTGACAGAGATGACAGTGTGATTGTAG ATCTGTTCTCAGGGCAGCTGCGCAGCTCCCTGCACTGCTCCGTCTGCTCCCACTACTCCAACACATTCGACGTCTTCTGCGATCTGTCACTGCCGATCCCAAAG AGGGCTGACCCCAGGACAGGCGTCACACTGAGAGAGTGTCTGGATCTGTTCTCGCAGGAGGAGAAACTGGAACAGGAGAATTCACCT ATGTGTGAGAGGTGTAACCGCCGCACGGAGAGCACCAAAAGGCTGTCCATCCAGAGATTCCCCAGAATACTGGTGATAC ATTTAAACCGGTTCACCATGACGAGATTCTCATTCTGTAAAAGCACAGTGCCAGTGTCATTCCCTCTCACGGATCTGGATTTGGGACCATTCGGACCAGTTGACAGTG GTCCAGTACTATATGATCTGTATGCTCTGTGTAACCATGTGGGAACAGTGAACATGGGACACTACACAGCCGCCTGTCGAGAGGAGGAGGGCTGGTGCTGCTATAATGACTCATG TGTAACCCAAATACCTGAAGACCAGCTTCAGTCCAGTCAGGCATACGTTCTCTTTTACCAGCTTAAAAGCTGCATGGCCTCCAGAAAGTAA